Within Mycobacterium heckeshornense, the genomic segment TTCCGTCGACGTGACCGGGTCTTAGTACTCGATGATGCGGGTGACATACGGCGTCATCCCTTCCGTGCGCACCGGGCTGACGGTGACTTTGCCGGCGATGCTCGACGCCTCCAGCATCTGACCGTTCCCCAGGTAGATGGTCACGTGCTGGCTGCCGCCCGGGCCGTAAAAAATCAAGTCACCCCGCTTGGCCTGCGACGGGGGGACGTGCCGGCCGGCGTTGTACTGATCACCGGAAAACCTCGGAATCAGCACGCCGACCCCGGCGAAGGCATATCGGGTCAGCCCCGAACAGTCGAACCCGACCGTGTCCGCGCCGGAATCGACGCCCCGGCTGGGGCCTTGCAGCGTGCCACCTCCCCAGGAATACGGCACCCCCAGCTGCGAGCTGGCCCGACGGATCACGTACTCGACGGCCTGACGACCGTACACCCGCGGAATTCTGCTCGGGCTGGTGTTATTGCCGCCACCCCCGCCAGCGCCTCCGCCACCGATGCCGAGGCTGCCCAAAAACTTGCGGCCCAGGTCCAACGTGGTCTGGGTGGCCTGGGCGGTGGCCGCTATCGAAGCGTTGGCGATCGCCACCGGGTCGCCGGGCGCGCCCGCGCTGGGCACCTTGGGCAGCGTCGGGTCCCACTGGGCATCATCGGCCACGGCAGGGCCTGCCAAACCGACCAGCAGCCCGATCACCGCCAGCGTCGACCAAGCCAGCATCAGTCGGCGAAACCCGTTGTGGCGCATCAAGATTCCCATGTCAATACTCGATGTAGCGGACCACGTAGGGCGTCATGCCGCTGGTTCGCACCGGCGCGACCCGCACCCTCAAGCCGACATCGGGGGCCTCGAGCATCTGCCCGTCGCCGAGGTAGAGCGTCACGTGCTGGCTGCCGCCCGGGCCGTAGAAGATCACGTCACCGCGGCGCATCTGGGCGGACGGGATTTTGCGGCCGAGGTTGTACTGCGAACCGGAGTAGTGCGGCAGCTTGATGCCCACCCCGGCGAACGAATAGAGAATCAGACCCGAGCAGTCGAAGCCCACGGTGTCGGCACCGGAGCCGATGCCCCGGCTCGGCCCCGCGGCGGTGCCACCGCCCCACGAGTACGGCACCCCCAGCTGCGAGAGCCCGCGGCGGATCACGTATTCGGATGCCTGCCGGCCGTACACCCGCGGGATGCGGCCGTTGGTGATCCCGGTGTCGTTGGGTTTGAGGATGCCCAGCTTCTGCAGGAAGCTGCGGCCCATGTTGGCCGTGACCTGCGACGACGTCGCCGAGATACCCAGGACGGTGTTGATGATCGCGATCGGGTCGCCGGGGACATTGGCGCTCGGCACCATCGGCAGGGTGGGATCCCACTCGCCGTCCCACTGCTTGGAATCGCTCGGCCGTGCGCTTGCCGGCCCCCCTGGATCCCACCGATCACGCGACCGCGAGCCGGCCTGTGTGCCGCCACCGGGTGCCGACCAGGTGCGAGCCGCCTCGAGTCTGGCTTGGGCCGCGTCGCGTTCGGCGGCCAGGCGATTGACCTCCGCCTGCTGTTCACCGAACTTGCGGTGGGCGGCGGTAAGAGCGGATACCGCTGCATCCTGCCTGGCCTGCGCCTCGGCTGTGGCCCGGTCGGCCTTCTGCTTGGCCAGCCGCGCCGCCGACTCCTTGTTGACCTGTTCGGTGCGGGCCCGCTGCAGGTTGGCCATCACCTGCCGGGAGCTGGCGGCCAGCGTCCGGCCAGCGCTTGCGGTGGCGATGATGTCGTCGGGGCCGGCCGCGGTCAGGTAGCTGTTGGACGGCCCGTTGACGTAAGTGGCGGCCGCGAAGGCGTCGAATCGCCGTTGGGCAGCGGCGATGGCCGCGTTGGCGTCCTTCACCGCCCGCTGACTGACCTCAACGTCATGTTGTGCGGCCGCAGCGTTGTCGCGCGCGGTCTGCACGTCGACCAGTGCCTTGTTGACGCTTTCCTGTTCGGCCTCAATGGCGCCGCGGAGGTCCTCCAGGTGCTGGTTGGCCTTGGCCACCTCAGCGATCAGGGCAGACAGTGAGTCGCTGCTGCCGCTCGGCTCGGCGCCGGCCAAACCGGGCGTGCCCAGCAGCAAGGCCACGCCGAGCACCGCAGACGCGGCAGGCCGGGCAACCCGGGCCGCCAGCCGGAAAGACGAGCCGCGGCAGATGCGTCTCATTCGACTCGGGTCTCCTATGGCTCAGCGCAGGCGGATGACGCCGGCCGCAGTAGTAACTGCAGGCACGATTCACAACAACGGCACCACTTGCACCATAAGTCACAGATGACCCTATGGAAACTGTAGTCACAAACTACAGCGCAGTAAGTTGACGACTCGTGACCGAACGGTGACTTATCGCGATGGAAGCCGGTCAGGCGTGAAGGTCAGCGCCGTCCGCGCGCGTTTCCTCACCGGGCGGCGCGGTCGCGGATCTTCTGCTGCGCACCTGCAGGATTCGGGTGCCGACGGCGGCGATGAGCACGCCGATGACCACCACGATCGTGAACGCCGTCCACGGGAACTGCGGAGTGGTCAGTTCGTGCAGAAAATTCTGCGCAGATTGCACCGCGTTGCCGGTCTTGGCATTGTCTTCCCCGATTTCCAGCGTCGCCCGCGGAAAGTGGGTGCTGTAGCTTCCCACGTGCGACGGGCTGAGCACCAAAACCGTGGCATCCGGGTGGCTGCTGCCGATCACGGTGGCGACATCCCGCAGGGGAGTGTCCATCGGCGGGTTGCGGTCGAGAACCACGATCTTCAGGTCGATGCCGTCCTCGCGTGCTTGGTCGATCACCTGGCGCAAGCCCGGAACGTCGGCGGGCGGCGCGCTGATGCCCTGGGCCGCGACAGCGACTTCGACCAGAGCCAGGCACTGGTCGGGCGGCGTAGACGGATCGGCACCGACGGTGCTGCAGATTTCCCCCGGGATGTACAGCGGCGCTTGCAGCGTGGTCACGGTCCAAAACGGTACGCGACCCACCCGAACGATGGCGCCGGACCCGTAGGGCCAGACTGGACGATGTTTCGCATCAGCATGCGGTCGCGCCGAATTGCAGGACAAGCGTACTGTTAATGGGGCACGGAACCGCCGGCACGGCCCGTCGGCGGTGCAGAACTAAATCCCGGGAGTAGATGTGACGACAGAGTCGGTGAATTCTTTCGGAGCCCGCAGCACCCTCAACGTCGGTGACACCAGTTACCAGATCTACCGCCTCGACGCGGCGCGGGGAACCGAGAAGCTTCCCTACAGTCTCAAAGTGCTCGCCGAAAACCTCTTGCGCAACGAGGACGGCCGCAACATCACCACCGACCACATCGAAGCGATCGCACACTGGGATCCCACAGCCGAGCCCAGCATCGAAATCCAATACACACCAGCGCGGGTCGTGATGCAGGACTTCACCGGGGTGCCGTGCATCGTCGACCTGGCAACCATGCGTGAGGCGGTCGCCGACCTCGGTGGCGATCCCGAGAAGGTCAACCCGCTGGCCCCGGCAGATCTGGTGATCGACCACTCGGTAATCGCCGACTTGTTCGGCCGTGCCGACGCTTTCGAACGCAACGTCGAGATCGAATATCAGCGCAACGGCGAGCGCTACCAGTTCTTGCGCTGGGGTCAAGGAGCTTTCCGCAACTTCAAGGTGGTGCCGCCGGGCACCGGGATCGTGCACCAGGTCAACATCGAATACCTGGCCAAGGTGGTGACGGAGCGTGACGGGGTGGCGTACCCCGACACCTGTGTGGGCACCGACTCGCACACCACGATGGTCAACGGGCTCGGCGTCTTGGGCTGGGGGGTGGGAGGCATCGAGGCCGAAGCCGCGATGCTGGGTCAGCCGGTGTCGATGTTGATCCCGCGGGTGGTCGGGTTCAAGCTGAGCGGTGAGATTCAGCCGGGTGTCACCGCCACCGACGTCGTCCTCACGGTCACGGAGATGCTGCGCAAACATGGTGTGGTCGGCAAGTTCGTCGAGTTCTACGGCGAGGGCGTGGCTGAAGTCCCACTGGCTAATCGCGCAACGCTGGGCAACATGAGCCCCGAATTCGGTTCCACCGCAGCAATTTTTCCGATCGACCAGGAGACCATTGACTACCTGCGGTTCACCGGGCGCAACGAGGAGCAGCTTGCACTGGTCGAGGCCTACGCCAAGGAACAGGGCATGTGGCACGATCCCGCCCACCAGCCGGCGTACTCCGAGTATCTGGAGCTCAACCTGTCCGACGTGGTTCCCTCGATCGCCGGACCGAAGCGCCCGCAAGACCGTATCGCGTTGTCCGAGGCGAAATCTGTTTTCCGCAAGACACTTCCGAACTATGTTGGCACGCACCAGGCGGCACCGCATTCCAAGCTCGACGAAGTCGTCGAGGAGACGTTCCCGGCCAGCGACCCGGGGCAGCTGACATTCGCCGACGACGACACCGACGCGGTGCAATCGGCCGCCGCCGGCGCGAACGGCCGCGTGAGCAAGCCGGTGCGGGTGAAGTCGGACGAACTGGGCGAATTCGTGCTCGACCATGGCGCGGTGGTGATCGCCGCGGTCACGTCGTGCACCAATACCTCCAATCCGGAGGTGATGCTCGGCGCGGCGCTGCTGGCCCGCAACGCTGTGGAAAAGGGCCTGGCCTCCAAGCCGTGGGTGAAGACGACGATGGCGCCCGGTTCGCAGGTGGTGCACGACTACTACGAAAAGGCCGGGCTATGGCCGTATCTGGAAAAACTCGGCTTCTATCTGGTGGGCTACGGCTGCACGACCTGCATCGGCAACTCGGGACCGCTGCCCGAGGAAATCTCGAAGGCCGTCAACGACAACGACCTTTCGGTGGCCGCGGTGCTGTCGGGTAACCGCAATTTCGAGGGCCGTATCAACCCCGACGTGAAAATGAACTATCTGGCGTCGCCGCCGTTGGTGATCGCCTACGCGCTGGCCGGCACGATGGACTTCGACTTCGAGACCGAGCCGCTGGGCAAAGACAACGACGGCAATGACGTCTATCTGCGCGATATCTGGCCGTCGCAAAAGGATGTCTCCGATACGATCGCCTCCGCGATCAACTCCGAGATGTTCGTCAAGAACTACGCCGACGTGTTCAAGGGTGACGAGCGGTGGCGCAATTTGCCGACGCCGAGTGGCAAAACGTTCGACTGGGACCCGAATTCGACGTATGTGCGTAAACCGCCGTATTTCGACGGGATGGCCGCTGAACCAGAACCTGTGCGCGACATCACTGGCGCTCGGGTGCTAGCGCTGTTGGGCGATTCGGTGACTACCGACCACATTTCGCCGGCGGGCAGCATCAAGCCGGGCACCCCGGCGGCGCAATACCTCGACGAACACGGCGTTGCGCGCAAAGACTACAACTCTTATGGGTCTCGTCGCGGAAATCACGAGGTGATGATCCGCGGCACGTTCGCCAATATCCGGCTTCGCAACCTGCTGCTCGACGACGTTGCAGGCGGCTACACCCGCGACTTCACCCAGGAAGGCGGCCCGCAAGCATTCATCTACGACGCTGCGCAAAACTATGCGGCCCAGGGTATTCCGCTGGTGGTGCTTGGTGGCAAGGAGTACGGCTCCGGCTCGTCGCGGGACTGGGCGGCCAAGGGCACCGCGCTGCTTGGGGTACGCGCGGTGATTGCCGAGTCATTCGAGCGCATTCATCGCTCCAACCTGATCGGGATGGGGGTGATTCCACTACAGTTCCCGGACGGCAAGTCGGCCTCCTCGTTGGGGCTGGACGGCACCGAGGTCTTCGACATCACCGGTATCGAGGCGATCAACGACGGCAAGACGCCGAAAACGGTGCACGTCAAGGCCACTAAGCATGGCAGCGATCCGGTCGAGTTCGACGCGTTGGTGCGCATCGACACTCCGGGTGAGGCCGACTACTACCGCAACGGCGGAATCTTGCAGTTCGTGCTGCGCAACATGCTGAATTCCCGCTAACGCAGGTATACCGTGCCCAAAGTCAGCGCGGACCACTTAGCGGCCCGCCGGCGTCAAATCCTCGACGGCGCTCGACGCTGCTTCGCCGAATACGGTTACGACAAAGCCACGGTGCGCCGGCTGGAGCAGGCCGTCGGCTTGTCGCGGGGAGCGATTTTTCACCATTTCCGCGACAAGGACACACTGTTTTTCGAGTTGGCCCGCGAGGACGCTGAGCGGATGGCCGCGGTCGCGTCGCGCGAGGGACTGATCCAGGTGATGCGTGACATGCTGGCTACCCCAGATCAATTTGACTGGCTTGCAACGCGTCTGGAGATCGCGCGCAAACTGCGCAACGACCCGACGTTCAGTCGCGGATGGCGGGAACGCTCAGCGGAACTAGCGGCGGCGACAACGGAGCGGCTGCGCCGGCAGAAGCAGGCAGGTCGGCTGCGCGACGACGTCCCTGGCGACGTGTTGCAGTGCTACCTGGACCTCGTTCTGGACGGATTAGTGGCCCGGCTGGCTTCCGGTGAAGACCCGCAGCGCCTCGCCGCGGTTTTGGACCTGGTGGAGAACTCGGTGCGGCGGGGCTGACCGCGTCGCAACGCCGAGCGTGCACTCACTGCGAGAAACCGCGCGGAATTTCGCCGAGGTTGCACGTTCGCCGCAACAAAAGGACGGTTTACCGCGCTCGGGTCCGGTGGTTGGGTCCGCCGCGGCTGCGCATCGTGGTACCCGATTCGCGCAGCATGCTGTGAATGGATCCGTACGATCTGCCGGTCGAAGCCGCCAGCTTGCGGATGCTGGCCCCGCCCTCGTAGGCGTGGCGCAACTCGCCAAGCAACTGCTCGCGTGTCTTCTTCGATTTCCTCATTGGATTGGCGCCTCCCCGCTTCTACAGGACCCCAATGCACCCAGCGTAGGAAGCCACCATCGAGCGCGGGTCACTTTGAGCGAAAACGCTTGCGGCCCCCGTCGAGCCGAGTCGGGCGGCCGAGGCGACCGGCGAGGCCGCGCATCTCACCGGTCAGGCCAGCTGGATCAGATCGCGATATCCGTCGGTCCAATAGTCCTCGGTGCCGTCGGGCAGCAGCACGACGCGTTGCGGGTCGAGCGCCTCGGCTGCCCCCGGGTCGTGGGTCACCAGCACGACCGCGCCCGCATAGCTGCGGAGTGCATCCAGCACCTGCTCCCGAGAGGCGGGATCGAGATTGTTGGTCGGTTCGTCGAGCAACAACACATTCGCTGTGGAGGCCACCAATCCGGCCAAAGCAAGCCGGGTCTTCTCGCCACCGGAAAGCGTGCCCGCCGGTTGGTCGAGCTGCGGGCCACTGAACATGAACGCCCCGAGCAGGCCACGCAGATCCTGCTCACCGGATGCGGGTGCGGCGTGGACGGTGTTCTGCCATACCGTCGCGTCGTCATCGAGGGTGTCGTGCTCCTGCGCGAAATAGCCGAGTTTCAAACCGTGCCCGGGCTCGAGCGTCCCGGCAGTCGGCTTCTCCACGCCGGCCAGCAATCGCAGCAGTGTGGTCTTGCCGGCGCCGTTGAGGCCCAGGACCACGACCCGAGAGCCGCGGTCGATCGCCAGGTCGACACCGGTGAACACTTCAAGCGATCCGTACGTCTTGGTCAGACCCTTGGCCACCAACGGTGTGCGCCCGCACGCCGCAGGGGTGGGAAACTTGATGCGGGCCACCTTCTCGGCGACCCGCTCGTCGTCGAGTGCAGCCATCATCCGATGGGCGCGTCGCAACATATTCTGGGCCGCAACGGCTTTGGTGGCCTTCGCGCCCAGTTTGGCGGCCTGAGCGCGCAATGCGCCGGCCTTGCGTTCGGCGTTGGCGCGCTCCCGGCGGCGGCGCTGCTCGTCGGCGGCGCGGGCGTCGAGGTATTTCCGCCAGGTCATGTTGTAGACGTCGACCTCGCCGCGTACCGCATCCAAAAACCACACCCGGTTGACCACATCGGCCAGCAGATCGACATTGTGGCTCACTACCACCAGCCCGCCGGTGTGCGCCCGCAGGAAATCCCGCAGCCAGCCCAGCGAGTCGGCGTCGAGGTGGTTGGTCGGCTCGTCCAGCAGCAGTGTGGTCGACGACCCGCCACCATTGGCCCCACCTTTTGCGGCGGCGAACAGGATGCGCGCCAACTCCACCCGGCGGCGCTGACCACCCGAGAGGGTGCGCAGCGGCTGAGTCAGCACCCGTTCGGGCAACCCGAGGTTCGCGCAGATCCGGCCCGCTTCGCTTTCGGCGCCGTAGCCACCCAACGCGGCGAATTGCTCCTCGAGCTCACCGTAGCGACGGATGGCGCGGTCGAGGTCGTCGTCGGCGGCGACCTCGGCCATTAGCGCCTGCTGCTTTTCCAGCGCGGTGAGCAGGGTGTCCAATCCGCGCGCCGACAGCACCCGATCGCGCGCCAACACATCGAGGTCGCCCTCTTTGGGATCCTGTGGCAGATAACCGATTTCGCCACTGCGAATCACCAAGCCGGCATACGGCTGGCTTTCGCCCGCGAGGATCCGCAGCGTAGTGGTCTTGCCGGCGCCGTTGCGGCCGACCAGCCCGATACGGTCGCCGGGCTGGACCCGCAGACCGGAGCCGTCAACGGAGAGCAACGTGCGCGCTCCGGCGCGGACCTCAAGGCCCGTTGCCGTGATCACGGTCACCCTCCTATTCGCTTACTTCTCGTCGGTGAACACCGGTGGCCGCTTTTCAGCGCGCGCGGCAACCGCCTCTTCGAAGTTAGAGGTGAGCAGGCGCACGAACAGCTGTCCCAGGCCCTCGGCCTGCATGTGCCCCTCCAGACTAGCGGCGTCCAGCCCACTCCACAGTGTGCGCTTGGTCAACTCGATTCCCGGGCGGGAGAAGGCCGCGATCCGCGCGGCCATCGCATAACAGGTGTCCAGCAGCTGCTCCCCGGGCACCTGGCACGACACCAGCCCGATCCGCTCGGCTTCCTCGGCGTCGACGTCGCGACCGGTGAGCATGATTTCGAACGCGCGCGACGACCCGATGGCCCTGGGCAGCAGATAACTCAGTCCCAGTTCGCTGCCAGTCAGCCCGTTGTTGACACCGGCGGCCCGAAAGTAGGCCCCGGTGGACGCGATCCGGATATCACATGCCAGTGCCAGGCACAGCCCGCCGCCGATGGCCGGGCCGTTGACGGCGGCGATCACCGGTTGGTGCAACCGTCGCAGCGCCAGGATGACGTCGTCGAGAAGCTCCATGGAGCGCAGCGCATACGTCGGCTGGGTCAGCCCCTCGACGTGCGGCACCTCGCCAGCGGATTTGTGGTCGGCACCCGACGAGAACCCCTTGCCCGCTCCGGTCAGCACAACCACCCGCACGGAGTTGTCGTAGGTGACCTTTTGCAGCGCCTCTTTGAGCGGCACCATGACGTCGAACGCCATGGAGTTCATCCGCTCAGGCCGGTTGAGGGTGATCAGCGCGACCTCGGGCCGCGGGTGTTCAACGAGGACGAAATTCACCGTTGAACGGTAACCTCTGAGGACCTCTCGCGATCAGGCCCGGTCGCTTCCACTCGCGGCGGCGTCGACGTCGAAAGCCTTGACCTGCTGCACCAGATCTTCCAAGGCGGCCGGCGGCAGAGCCCCGGCCTGGTTGAACACCAACTTGCCCTTCTTGAAGGCCATCAGCGTCGGGATGGCGCGGATCTGGGCGGCCGCGGCCAGCTGGTGTTCGGCTTCGGTGTCGACCTTGGCGTGGACGACGTCGGGATGTTTCTCCGAGGAGGCCTGGAACGTCGGGGCGAACGCGCGGCATGGTCCGCACCAGGACGCCCAGAAGTCGACGAGCACGATGTCGTTGCTGTTGATGGTGTCGTCGAACTGCTCGGCGGTGAGATCTACGGTGGTCACTCCCTGCCCAACGCGGTGAGCTGGCGCAGTTGTTCCCCGGGCTGCGGGAATCGGCGGCGGCCACCCCTCTGGTGGCCGCCGCCGATCACCACGGCCCGGCGCGAGGTCCACACGGCCTCCCCGGGTAGCTCAGCACCAATATAAGGTCGAAGTGTATACATGTCGAGGTCTCCATATCATGCTGCAGATAATTGTGCTTGAATTTGGGGGTGGGCCGTGAAATAAAGAGCCTGAGTGCCCCGCTGCTGGCAGACCCCGCCGCTGCGGGCAAGGTCGCCGAAACGCTCCAGGCGCTGGCTTCGCCGAGTCGGCTGCGCATCCTCACCCGGCTCCGGCAATCGCCGTGCTCGGTGACCGAATTGTCGGCCGCTGTCGGGATGGAACAGCCCGCCGTCTCCCACCAGCTCCGGCTGCTGCGCAACCTCGGCCTGGTGGCCGGTGACCGCAGTGGGCGCAACATCGTCTACCGGCTCTACGACAACCACGTGGCCGCTCTGCTCGACGAAGCCGTCTACCACATCGAGCACCTCCGCCTGGGCGTCAGCGACACGTTTCCTCACCCCGTTGACAGGCTCAGGCGAGGATAGGCCGGGAATCGTCGGGATCGGTCTGCCCGGCGCTGATCTCGCCCACGCTGCGCGCTACGCGCGCAATTGCGTTGGGGGTTCCTTCAACTCAAGACGTTGCCGACGGCTATCCGCCCTGTCATGTCGCGGTGACGTCACGGCAAATGGCTATCCGGGCATCCCCAAACCTCATCTATTAACAATGGATCGGCCGGGATGGTCTCGGCGTTCACCTGCACCACCACGGGCAGGGCCCACGCAAACGCGTCACCTTCGAGGTCCACATGCAGACCTGTCCGCCCGTGGTGGCTGCGGGGCGTGGACCGGCCAGCGAGAGCAGCGCCACCGCTGTGGGCGGTGAGTGCCGAGATGAGGTTCCGGGCAGGCCTCGCGATCGCAGGGTGAACCTTTCACATTGAAAGGGATCCAAGTGCAATGAATCAGAGTACTCTGCAACGGCCGAACAGCTTCTGGTGTGGGATCGACTGGGGCGGGCGCTTCCATCACCTGTGTGTGCTGGATGGCACCGGCCAGCAGCTGCTCAGTCGCAAGGTCGCTCACACCGTCGATGGTCTGGCCGTCCTGGTCGGGTTGATTGCTTCGTTCACCGGTGCGGTCCGGATCGCGATCGAGCGGGCCGAAGGGCTACTGGTCGAATATCTCCAGCACCACTGCGATGCCGAAATTTATTGCGTGTCACCGAAAATCTCGGCGCGAGCACGCGAACGCTATCGGATGGCGGCCGCCAAGTCCGACGAATTCGATGCCTATGTGTTGGCCGATACGTTGCGTCACCAGTATGCCCAGTGGCGGCCGTTGGCCGTTCCGTCGCCGCTTCTAGGGCGGTGCTGACCGCAGTGAGCCGCGATCGTCAACGCATCCTGGATATGCAGGTGGACACCGAGAATCGACTGCGGTCAATCTTGGATGCCTATCATCCGTGCCCGTTGCACCTGTTTTCTGCACTGGACCGGGACATCACCCTGTCCTTCATCCGCAGCTATCCCACTCCCGTGCAGGCGGGCCGGATCACCGCTGCGCGGATGGGCGCGTTCACGTCCCGGCACGGCTACAGTGGCCGGCACAAACCCGAGACACTTGTCGCCCGGATGCAGCCGCATCTGCTATCGGCGAGCGACGGCACCGTTGCTGGCAAAGCGTTGGCGGCCAAAGCATTCACCGAACAACTGGCTCTACTCAACACCCATTTGCGAGCCCAT encodes:
- the ripB gene encoding NlpC/P60 family peptidoglycan endopeptidase RipB — translated: MRHNGFRRLMLAWSTLAVIGLLVGLAGPAVADDAQWDPTLPKVPSAGAPGDPVAIANASIAATAQATQTTLDLGRKFLGSLGIGGGGAGGGGGNNTSPSRIPRVYGRQAVEYVIRRASSQLGVPYSWGGGTLQGPSRGVDSGADTVGFDCSGLTRYAFAGVGVLIPRFSGDQYNAGRHVPPSQAKRGDLIFYGPGGSQHVTIYLGNGQMLEASSIAGKVTVSPVRTEGMTPYVTRIIEY
- the ripA gene encoding NlpC/P60 family peptidoglycan endopeptidase RipA; the protein is MRRICRGSSFRLAARVARPAASAVLGVALLLGTPGLAGAEPSGSSDSLSALIAEVAKANQHLEDLRGAIEAEQESVNKALVDVQTARDNAAAAQHDVEVSQRAVKDANAAIAAAQRRFDAFAAATYVNGPSNSYLTAAGPDDIIATASAGRTLAASSRQVMANLQRARTEQVNKESAARLAKQKADRATAEAQARQDAAVSALTAAHRKFGEQQAEVNRLAAERDAAQARLEAARTWSAPGGGTQAGSRSRDRWDPGGPASARPSDSKQWDGEWDPTLPMVPSANVPGDPIAIINTVLGISATSSQVTANMGRSFLQKLGILKPNDTGITNGRIPRVYGRQASEYVIRRGLSQLGVPYSWGGGTAAGPSRGIGSGADTVGFDCSGLILYSFAGVGIKLPHYSGSQYNLGRKIPSAQMRRGDVIFYGPGGSQHVTLYLGDGQMLEAPDVGLRVRVAPVRTSGMTPYVVRYIEY
- a CDS encoding DUF6676 family protein; its protein translation is MTTLQAPLYIPGEICSTVGADPSTPPDQCLALVEVAVAAQGISAPPADVPGLRQVIDQAREDGIDLKIVVLDRNPPMDTPLRDVATVIGSSHPDATVLVLSPSHVGSYSTHFPRATLEIGEDNAKTGNAVQSAQNFLHELTTPQFPWTAFTIVVVIGVLIAAVGTRILQVRSRRSATAPPGEETRADGADLHA
- the acnA gene encoding aconitate hydratase AcnA gives rise to the protein MTTESVNSFGARSTLNVGDTSYQIYRLDAARGTEKLPYSLKVLAENLLRNEDGRNITTDHIEAIAHWDPTAEPSIEIQYTPARVVMQDFTGVPCIVDLATMREAVADLGGDPEKVNPLAPADLVIDHSVIADLFGRADAFERNVEIEYQRNGERYQFLRWGQGAFRNFKVVPPGTGIVHQVNIEYLAKVVTERDGVAYPDTCVGTDSHTTMVNGLGVLGWGVGGIEAEAAMLGQPVSMLIPRVVGFKLSGEIQPGVTATDVVLTVTEMLRKHGVVGKFVEFYGEGVAEVPLANRATLGNMSPEFGSTAAIFPIDQETIDYLRFTGRNEEQLALVEAYAKEQGMWHDPAHQPAYSEYLELNLSDVVPSIAGPKRPQDRIALSEAKSVFRKTLPNYVGTHQAAPHSKLDEVVEETFPASDPGQLTFADDDTDAVQSAAAGANGRVSKPVRVKSDELGEFVLDHGAVVIAAVTSCTNTSNPEVMLGAALLARNAVEKGLASKPWVKTTMAPGSQVVHDYYEKAGLWPYLEKLGFYLVGYGCTTCIGNSGPLPEEISKAVNDNDLSVAAVLSGNRNFEGRINPDVKMNYLASPPLVIAYALAGTMDFDFETEPLGKDNDGNDVYLRDIWPSQKDVSDTIASAINSEMFVKNYADVFKGDERWRNLPTPSGKTFDWDPNSTYVRKPPYFDGMAAEPEPVRDITGARVLALLGDSVTTDHISPAGSIKPGTPAAQYLDEHGVARKDYNSYGSRRGNHEVMIRGTFANIRLRNLLLDDVAGGYTRDFTQEGGPQAFIYDAAQNYAAQGIPLVVLGGKEYGSGSSRDWAAKGTALLGVRAVIAESFERIHRSNLIGMGVIPLQFPDGKSASSLGLDGTEVFDITGIEAINDGKTPKTVHVKATKHGSDPVEFDALVRIDTPGEADYYRNGGILQFVLRNMLNSR
- a CDS encoding TetR/AcrR family transcriptional regulator, which codes for MPKVSADHLAARRRQILDGARRCFAEYGYDKATVRRLEQAVGLSRGAIFHHFRDKDTLFFELAREDAERMAAVASREGLIQVMRDMLATPDQFDWLATRLEIARKLRNDPTFSRGWRERSAELAAATTERLRRQKQAGRLRDDVPGDVLQCYLDLVLDGLVARLASGEDPQRLAAVLDLVENSVRRG
- a CDS encoding helix-turn-helix domain-containing protein codes for the protein MRKSKKTREQLLGELRHAYEGGASIRKLAASTGRSYGSIHSMLRESGTTMRSRGGPNHRTRAR
- a CDS encoding ABC-F family ATP-binding cassette domain-containing protein, with amino-acid sequence MITATGLEVRAGARTLLSVDGSGLRVQPGDRIGLVGRNGAGKTTTLRILAGESQPYAGLVIRSGEIGYLPQDPKEGDLDVLARDRVLSARGLDTLLTALEKQQALMAEVAADDDLDRAIRRYGELEEQFAALGGYGAESEAGRICANLGLPERVLTQPLRTLSGGQRRRVELARILFAAAKGGANGGGSSTTLLLDEPTNHLDADSLGWLRDFLRAHTGGLVVVSHNVDLLADVVNRVWFLDAVRGEVDVYNMTWRKYLDARAADEQRRRRERANAERKAGALRAQAAKLGAKATKAVAAQNMLRRAHRMMAALDDERVAEKVARIKFPTPAACGRTPLVAKGLTKTYGSLEVFTGVDLAIDRGSRVVVLGLNGAGKTTLLRLLAGVEKPTAGTLEPGHGLKLGYFAQEHDTLDDDATVWQNTVHAAPASGEQDLRGLLGAFMFSGPQLDQPAGTLSGGEKTRLALAGLVASTANVLLLDEPTNNLDPASREQVLDALRSYAGAVVLVTHDPGAAEALDPQRVVLLPDGTEDYWTDGYRDLIQLA
- the trxA gene encoding thioredoxin; amino-acid sequence: MTTVDLTAEQFDDTINSNDIVLVDFWASWCGPCRAFAPTFQASSEKHPDVVHAKVDTEAEHQLAAAAQIRAIPTLMAFKKGKLVFNQAGALPPAALEDLVQQVKAFDVDAAASGSDRA
- a CDS encoding ArsR/SmtB family transcription factor, yielding MGVGREIKSLSAPLLADPAAAGKVAETLQALASPSRLRILTRLRQSPCSVTELSAAVGMEQPAVSHQLRLLRNLGLVAGDRSGRNIVYRLYDNHVAALLDEAVYHIEHLRLGVSDTFPHPVDRLRRG
- a CDS encoding IS110 family transposase translates to MNQSTLQRPNSFWCGIDWGGRFHHLCVLDGTGQQLLSRKVAHTVDGLAVLVGLIASFTGAVRIAIERAEGLLVEYLQHHCDAEIYCVSPKISARARERYRMAAAKSDEFDAYVLADTLRHQYAQWRPLAVPSPLLGRC